In the genome of Pagrus major chromosome 17, Pma_NU_1.0, the window TGAGGTACTTTGGCTTCGGCTGTTTTACTTGcgtaggtgtgtgctttgtgctaactgggttagccACTGAACAAGTCATTGGTTGAGTGCCACCcaagatgattgtgattggtttaaagaaatgcaaacgAGCCAGAGCTCTGTTCTCTGGTTCAggggctgtgtgttttgtgctaactgggttagctgCTGAGCAACAGTGAACAGTGTATGTGAGCTCTAGTTTGCAGTTAGTTCACTAAGTTCAACAAGCTCTGTTAGCTTTTTTTtagtcaaataaatacataaataaacaactctatTGAAAGGCACATTCATATAAACGCAAGCAAAATAGTCGTCATGAATGTACCTCAGTCTGAAAAGGCTAGCCAACCTGGCCGCTGCTTCTTTTTGCTGCggatgtgtgctttgtgctaactggatTAGCTGCTGAATGACAGGCTCAAGAGGCTGTGAGCATAGTTGTCATCGCTAACCATTTCCAACTatctcatgtctcattcacgTGTAAGAAAACATATAGCATTATCATAATGAACCTAAACAACTAACATGGCTTTTGTAAGTACTCACCcctgtcaagctagcatgttagcattgggaaaCCAATTATTAGAGGCCTGCAACAACCACATCTTTTTCTACATGTGAGACAAAATATGCTTCTTAGACTACCAACCTTCAGCTTTAATATCCTGCACATCAGGATACAAATAAACAGGCAATGATGCGTTACCAATCACTTCATGCCGACATAAAACATGTCCTAGCTGCATCTTGATGAAAGTAgaagaatacacacacacatttaaaatgcattcattcattatcattaaAACACCTTTCCTTTACAGGGTCACAGGGGCTGGAGttgatcccagctgacattgggcaaGTGGCAGCGACACCCTGGATAAGTGGCCAGTtaatcacagggctgacatattgagacaaacaaccattcacactcacattcgcAGCATCCAAATTCAAAGTCCGCACAGAAATGCCCTGCCTGCGCCCACCGGGTCTCCAACGCAGGACCTTCTTGATGTGAAGCAACAGCGCTAACCACTGCACCATAATCTGGTAACCTTCTCAAGTTTTACTAAGGTGGTGTAAGAGACAAAGACTTCTTTTCGCAGATCCATGCGTTCCTGTTGCCGCAGTTCACTGATTCCAGATATTTGTTTTGGATGTTGTTTGGGACAGAAATGGCACAGTGACCTTTAGTAGGAGTCGCCTGTTGTATCCAGGAGCTGAGGGAAGAACATGATGTTTAGATCGAGGCTGATAGACTTCATGattcaaaatgttaaagaatGTGCGTCTTACGTTTCAGTCAGATCACTTCCATCGAGCCACACCCACTTCCCATCTACAACTCTCAGGCCAATCCAGTATCCAGCGATCCAGTGATCATCAGCCCAACTGCTTTCCTTGATGAATTCCTGACACCAGAGAGAcagttattatatatttaaacacTCAAGTtaagaaaacacactgtaaatgacaaactgtttttagacttaaagaaaatattttttatttaggctgtaattaaaatgtccttattatttttattattgtcctTATAATCATAATTACTTTTTCCACTGCATTATTTATAACAGCCAATTCTGAAATCTTTCCTTTGCAGTTTGCTTGAGCTTCATCCCAGGTTAACTGTTGATTACTTGGAGCGTTATGAACCACGTAGCAGCTGGACTCTTCTTGTACCCAGTCCGTCTGACaagatttacattttcttactgaaaaaacagaaaccaaCCAATAACAGGCATTACTTCATTatgatattattgttattggTTATTTTTGGAAATAATTCATGTGTTCTGTACGTACCACCTCCGTCTATGGGGCAGTATTGATCAATGCTCCACTGAGCTCGACTGACGTTGAGCTTATTGCTCTCTGTCTTCATGTCTTCTAACGTCTCAGTCAAGTTTTTCATCGCTGTCTCCAGCTGCTGATTCTTTGTCTCCAGCTCCTGCTTTTGTTTCTCCAGTTTCAGGTTTTCTGCAATCACGTCCGTGTTGTTACTCTCTAAGGCAGTATAGGATTTATTCAGGTTGTCAAACTGGACTGTCAGATTGTGGACAGTTGAGTTCAGTTTGTCGTTGATGTTTGTCAGGTTGCGATTGAGTGCCTCGAGATGTGTTAGGTTTTCTGTTAACTGGTTCTGCCCACTCGTTGGATTTACTGTGGTAActgcaaaatggaaaataaacttCATAAGGGACAGTCATAATGCAGTTCTCTTCCCTCCATTTTGGTTTTGTCCATTTGCTTCTTGTTTCTTCTGCCTCAGGTTTGCAGCCTTTTGGAGGTTTTAGGCTCTCGTTGTGTTTCTTACATTTTTGAGACAACAAATCCCATGACAAGACTGAACACATAGGGATGCACGATAAATTATTGCCAAATTAGTTTCATTAGCTTCAACAGCATCAGCATCTACAGACTCCgatacagtaggtggcagtatgCACCTTAAGGTTGGTTTGCAATCCACCACCAAACAcaggaaagagggagaagatgaAAAGGCTCACATGAATCTATCGCTCAGATCTGGATACGACGGCGCCACTCAGCTTTTTGCCCTGCGGCCACTCATAGAGCACCATTATAAATAGCCATCGTAATCAGGAAAACGACCATAtaggttgactgtgaaagcagctatTTATGTTCCTTGTTAGACGGTGAcatctagtggctgtagtaattattacaacagcaaagtaggaagtcaggtgaagtagtatagAGAGCAATGAAGTCCACAAACAAAAGGAggggacggacggacggacggtcaatgaaacaacagaaacaaatttTGTACACGCTGGCAACGACGTTGATATGATGTTTTGGGAGTCGCCGGCAATCGACCTACTCAGTTGTTTgaagtatgaggatgtgttgtttaaaagagacgtctgtaaaactgttgaggACACTTTAAACTGCAAACAAGATCAAGAATGACGCTTTCTATTTTGAAGTtgtgatccatggaggttttctACTTGTAAAACTTTCCTCTAGTCGAGAGGAGAGATTTGAAAAtctgtgacgtcatcacaaTCTGATAAAGTCCATGGGCTGAGTGGGAACTGTTGTGCTGGGCCAGATTTAAGCCAGGTGAGCAATTCTCACTAAATAGGCACCATCTTTGGATCTGGTATCTTAGTTCTTCTATAGATCTGTAGAAGTGCAGGACACTGTTGTTGCTCGTTGTTCACGTAGATAAGCGGCTGTGTGGTGAACATAGTTGTTCACAAACCTGCCTACATACTACGTGTGTTGCAAGCTGACGAGTTGGCTCATGTGAACTTGTTGTCCCATCCTTGTCCCTGCTGATGCTGACGAGCTTACCGACCCCTGACCCTGTCACACCCACATACTGGCGTTACACTGCTCGTACGGTTTATGTGCATATACCATTCATTTCTGAGGATGTGCACAACTGGAACTCCAAACGGACGCAAGAAACGACCCACACGTGTTGTTAAAAGCAGGTATATCTTCGGTCTAAAGAGCCAAACAAGTCaaattcagaggaaaacaatcaCATTTACAATCCGACAtgggttcagagaggagggagtccTTAAATCATCCGTCTTTGCTCACTACGTCTGCATTTCCTacactcaggtgtgcataaactaaaTATTATGAACTCCAGCTAaccatatcatgcatccctttaaaaaacacacaatgtgtcAGTCAGTGTCTCGTTAATGTCCAACTTCCTCTGAGGCACTCAGCTCCAAGCCCTTTGGTTCCTACTTAAGTAAATATTAGACAGCTGGCTGTAAACATAACTCAGACACCAGTGAAtggtgcatttgttggggaattttttttcaggtgCTGATATGATGCACTGGTGAGCCTTACATGGCACCAGGACGGTCGGTGTACGAGCCATAGACTCAACAGCTGCAGCCGCCCTGGTCACTCTGTTTGCAGAACATGTCGTGCAGCACAACGGCGTTGctcattaatgtgtttattagtGGCTGgtggacaacaatggagcttcatggcagagaggaagaggattgCGTTCAACCTAACGTCCTTAAATTCCTTCCTGTTTCCACTAATTCTGCCACCAAACTTTTCTCAGCTGCGTCGAAGCTTCTGTTTCATATGAATTCATACATTCAGTTGGTTGTAACATCtaaaattattttgatttatatccatttatttcacttcatttgcaatataaacaaccacaaagctataaaatgtgcaaacaaatgtgtttatgatCGAAAACATCAACACACCAACCCACAATACTGTTACTGTTCAAGCCAGAAATTCATAGTTAGTAAAACAAACCAGCAATACATGGTTCAACCTTATACATGTCCATAGTTAATGATTAGACTGCCTGTTCTGTATACTTACTGTAGACACAGACTGCTATGATGGCCAACAGCAGAAGGACACAGAGAATCCCCAAACAACAAGCCAAAAGCCGAAAGTTTCCATGTCTGTTGTTTGCTTTCTCGTCTGCTGAGAGTAAACGACAAACACAAATTTAAGACTTCAGCTGTCTGAGTTACACAAAATCTACAGGGTGTCTTAAGTTATGGCATCAAGCAAAACATCAGTGACTGACTGTTTCAGGATGTGGATCTCTCTGTGAACACAAATAGTTGTAATCAAAGAAGTGGAAGCAGTAACAGTAGAAGTGTTGGTTATAATAACAGCAGTATTTCTGTCACAGTGGTGGTATTAGATGACATTAAAACATCATCCAACACTCTGTTTTTAGGAGAGAGGGATTAAAAAAGTTCAGATTCAAAATATTTGTTGCCAATATGGGTTAAACTCTAAAACTCGGGATCCTACGCTTCCTGTAATACAATGTCAGGGCTTGATATTAACTCTTTGAGGCACTCGTCCTGAAATTTGAAAATCAATTTTACTTTCACTCGTCCATGCACAGAAGTCTCAACTAACAAGCAGCTGAAAACATCCAAGCAGTGTCAATGATTCAATTCATCAAGTGTCTAATCAGACTGTTTCTACATTTGTGGGAGTGGAGATGAAGCTTGTGCAGTTTAGAAATCTACATATCtcatcctcctgtctgtcatctgcACACACAGTCTTGTCCGGTCTCCTATAAATGGTTTTGCCTACTTGGATTATTTTGTTGAGAGTATTTTTAACCACAGATGCATTGTGTTTAGGTTGCGTCAACTTTGGTTAGAAAGCGAGCACTCCGACTTCTGTCAGTTATGTTCGCAGCTCAGCTTATCTCAATATGTCATTTTGGCTCAAAGCGACTGAGTCAGTGAGGGCAGGTCACAATCCTCTGGGTTGGcacttagctaacgttagccttaTAGCTGCttacgctagctagctaatgtaaCTAAGTTACTTGTGAGACTGTTGATGTAACAGTGAAAATCTTTTGGAAAAATTCTGTTTCAACATTATTCtcgacattttgacttttttcttgaagtgcataatgaaaattccaacgagcagtgttaggggtcggtgccttgctcaagggcacctcagcaATGCCtagcattctccattactagtccacatcacacTTAGAAAGTTGTTTCTAATGCAGCTTCTTATGTCACATGCACTGTGTGATGTTCACATAGTTCTGAGAACCTGTAATGCTGCTTAATGCAGTTACATCATTTCTTTGAAGGATCTGGAGCTTTCCCTGACTCTATTACTAATATCAAACATCAAAGATCTTGCCTGATCAGCGgagggctcgtccgggatttgaacccgggacctctcgcacccgaagcgagaatcatacccctagaccaacgagccacttctctcatttctcatttctggGAAACAGCAACGTCTTTCAAACCTCACACGCACAGTTTGGACAACTTAAAACTGAGATCACCATGATGGCATCATCAGCGTAACTGAAAGAGCTCCTCCTGAGAAGATATACAACTGTTACAGGATGAGCAATACTCTTTATGACTTGGATTATGGATGGTAGTGACTGGCAGTGTTACTACTGTAGAAATACCTGAATgatttgcatgttgttgttttttttacagcttaCCTTTTGTGTCATCAGTTTGGTCGGCCGGTTTGTCTTTAACCTTCACTTCATCGTACACAGTGTCCTCCTCTTTTTTAACTGAAAAGTTCAAGGACATAAACTCATGGTAAGGTTATTTACTGGCTTGTTCCATTATTTCAAACTAACAAAACACACGATGACCCTCACAGGGATTTAAAACTTAAAGCGAAAAACTCAGGATGTTGAAATTTCATCTCGGTTAGCGGACCACATACAAAGGGGAAACACTtgtatggggaaaaaaatgtacaggCAACTATTTCACCACAAGTTCTCCAAACTGATTTGAGGAAGCTGTAGTCAGATAGGCATCTCTGAAGTCAGCAAGAGACCTAACAGATCTTTTAACATCCAAGTGTGGTATCAGCAGAAGAAGACGAGTTGAAGTTTACCGTCAGCCCTCGAACAATGTCATATTTAGAGCTATCAACCAACATTTGCATAATTCTACATTTTaagatggaatgtaactaagtacatttactcaagaactgttCTTAAGTGCAATGTCGAGGTATTTGTAcatgagtattttcattttctgctactttatactccaatccaccacattttggaggcaaatattctACTTTTACTCGACTATATTTATGTGTTAAGCTTGCAGATTgcattgcatttttaaattcatttagtcggataaaaaaaacaaaaaaactttattatattattagaaaaatgctgatcGACACTATGCACATACATTTATATGCATAATTTACTTTAACTAAAAAGTTTCTGCTGGTAAGATAATTAATTTTTCTgtgtcattcccaactcatcaaatactgaagGTCGAGTGGGTCGCCTTCTGAAAACGTCAGtcctttttgtacatttatttccagcttaagtacatttaaaggaacagttaacGCAAAATTGATCAGCAGTAAGTTGTtaagcattctcctaaacaactgaagtagctgcagacttgttttaaaatgttaaaaaaaaaaaaaacaattgataaaaaaccataaaatggctccgtacagcttgTTTGGGGGTAACTCAGATCttcggaagccctgagatcccaaattgatttgaaaaagagGATTTTCACACCGTTGATGCGCGGTGTAGATCGTAAACctacttcagacagggtgcgtGCTGATGCTTTTGGCTAGGCAGCAACAGAAAAGATtccagctttaaaaagggtgtcaataacttcttttcaaatcaatttcagatctCGGAGTGCAGGAATCTTGGATTaagctggacgagctgtatggagccgttgaatttaatattttaaaacaagtctccggctacttcagttgtttaggagaatgatgcaacactgatttactgtgaagctccagaaatgttttgaaaggTCAGGTCGGCAGCATTTGACGAGTTTTGAAGCCTTAAGGACACGGTAAACATCACTGTGGATTAAAGTTTCATATATGTAAGTCATTCCTAACAGTCTTAATCTGGATTTGAATTTTTCTTTCTCCGCTATAATCAAACTGGGAACTTTGAAAACACCGATGCAAATGTGCCGGCTGAGCTCAACTTCTAGTTTCCACCTGGTCCCTGCAGTTTacagagcagcagctccacATCGTGCTGCTGATTCTTTGTAATGAGCAGCGAcagttttcatgtttcatgttcagCTGTACTTTGAGAAGAAAATACCGGTGCAAAGAGGTCAACAGTGGATGTTAGGATGAGCACATAAACAGAGACACATCAGCTGATCTGATATCTTTTCTTACCTTCAGCTGCGGGACTTTTGTTGGCTTTGAATACGACTGAAGCGTAgttcacctcctcctccgccaTCGCTACCGTCGTTCTGTTGAGCTCTCTGTGACTTGTAGACAGAGAAGTACTGAAATATGACCACAGAACATCCTCATAGGAGAACTGGTTGTTTCCTCTGTTCGTGTTGAGTCTGCCACTCAGCCTTCAAATTATCTAACTTCTGCTTTTGGTTAATAAAGTAATTTGCATGTACGTCCAGCCGGGTGTGAGTTACAAACagagtacagtgtgttttttgtatccTAGGAAGATAAGATCCTCATATACAAGGCGTGATTACAAACAGCGTTCATGCAAGAAGGATGTCAATAAGCGATACATTTTAAGGACGGTAATAATTAACTCTGAAGCGGCATTTATGCCGTCATAACAAGAACTACAGGAGATACAGTGGTTATGACACCTagctgatacacacacacaccacagtgtCACACTTTAACTGTGTGAGTGCGCCAGTATCAACCCAGGGTTGTTGACATCAGTGCTCATGTAGATATGATTAAAGACACAgttcaatatgtgtgtgtaacatGTCTGCTCGGCCCAGGCAAAccacaaatacattcaaatgtGCATGTCTTATGTATCTTAtaaatattttcacaataaGTGTGAAGCAAGCTCACatttatacatgtatatgtgaTGTGAcaaggaggtggtggtggtatggcagcaagGCGAGATGGGACACTACGTTTCAATATCCGACAATAGACATTTTCCAGGATTTAGATGAACTGGTGAAACTGTACTTCAGAATCGGCTTTagtaacaaagacattttttctctttcagctcataaacacagtgtagtAGTGTAGTCAGTATTAAGACTCTGAAGAGCCGAGTGCCGAAAAACTGCATCTGTTCAGAAGGAAAGTCCACACAAGCTTAGAAAAAATTCAGTTTCAACTTTATTCTCGACATTTCGACTTTTAACTTTAAGTgcataatgaaaagaaaaacgtCCCTGGCCCTGAATGTAAGAGCCTTGGAAACAGCGACGTCTTTCAAACTTCACACGCACAGTTTGAACGGCTTTGTTATGAATTTTTGCAAAAATTATGATGGCATCATCAGCGTAACTGAAGATAAGAAGATACGATTTTTTGATGAGTTGTCCGGACATTTTCCACCAGTGttgtttacaataaaacacaacagttttgaCGAGACGTCtggaacattttccagccgtgttatttgcaacaaaatatatatatatatatattttattttgttcatataTTTGGGATATATTCTAGCAAAGTTTTTGGCAGCAAAAGTGGATATTTTTTGACAAGACCTCAGGATGTGTTCCAGCTGTGTTCTGGCAACAAAGGTGTGTATTTTTTGGGCAGACATCTAGAACATTTCCCAGCAGCGTTATTtgcaacaaaatgcaaaaaaaaaaaaagaaaaacgatTGGACTAGATGTTGGGACATATTCCAGCCATGTCTGTGGCAACAATAGCCAGAAATTTTAGCAAGATATTGGGACattctgcagctgtgtttgtggtgaaaaatgcaaatgttttgggctttttcatggctttatttatAGAACAGCCTAAGAGTGACAGGAAGCAGGGTTTTTAACGAGATGTGGGGACATACTAACAATAGCTAAACGGGGAATTCTTTGACGTGATGCCACAACatatttcagctgtgtttgtggcgacttTATAAACCAAGATATCTCTTGCTAACCCTTTGACAAAGATTGATTTTCGTGCCACAACCtgaccagaccataagcactgCATTGTTACGAAATTTAAAGTTTGTGGTTCTAAGAAACATTGTTCTACTTTGTGCAGCAAAGGTTTATGTTCAGTAGGTCACTATTTTTCATCTATAGCATGACATATAGGACAAAATGTTCCCTTAATGGAGACTTTTCTTTGTGATTGAGTATCTCAAAGGTGGAAAGACATTTGCTTCAAAAGAAGAAGTAAAATTTGCAAAATCAATTTCCTGAACTCAGATATTTTTCTGATATATACTTCCTTGCTTGTGATGGTGAATTTGTCTGTATGAGTGCTGCTGTGGTTTTGGGTCCAGCTAATGacccatttattattttcagtaaCTTTCAATGCAACATGTATGTAAAGCATCATCACTAGACACTAAACCTTTCTGTCCTTTTGGTTAACACAATGATTGAAATTGAGCACGTGACTTATAAAAGCAGAAGCTCACGACAGCTTTATCTCTGTAGTTCATCTGTCTCAGAggaagttttaaaatgttgtgactTTCTTAAGGCTCAGTCAACAGTCATCAGTAACACCTGATACGAAAGCATCAGCCTGGTCACAGCCTTTTAGGCGTCCTTGAAACTAATACACAAATGATTTTATCTGTATTTGAGCAACAACATGTGGACAACTTGTTCTCTACTGATGACTGTTTTATTGTTAGTTTTCATGTCTGTTTCAGAGTATTGTATTGTAGTTTCATTCCTCAAAAGCCTGACCAGAGACAAGGAAGTACATTTTAATTAGCTGTAACAATGACTGCATGTATCGTCCCTGCCAAGTaaactgatgaataaataaataaataaataaatccatcagTATTTCAGTTTAAGATGCAGTTTGTTTGAGGtagaagaagtactcagatattgtacttgagtaaaaagtagTAATACCAGTGTAGAAACACTATCAAAGTTtgacagtgttgtataaagtacccgGAAGTCGTactttacaaaagtaaaaataaagatattctgttaaaatattactttggtaaaagtgaaagttacccatacaaatagtactcgagtaaaagtcggaaagtatctgatattaacagtacttaagtatcaaaagtacaagtcaaagtaaattataaatatatttacatgtatttaaataGTGCACACTGTGTGGTGACCGATAATCGGCCTGGCCAATCAATggatccgatattcagcatttttctgattatctgaatatgtgttttcttttttataatcTTATTGTCTATAAAAtatgtacctcaaaattgtacttgagtaaatgtacttagttacacaGCATCACTAACTATTGATGCATTCTGTTGAAGCTGCAGAGGTGGTTTAACTTCTTCATATAGTTCATGTTTTGTATAATTACACTAAACCCAGAAACAtaaccagtaactaaagttgtcacacaaaatgtagtggagtaaaaagtacaatataggCGCAGCCGCGCAGGAGAAGTACAGGTACATCaaaattattcttatttttgtttcttttccacatatacatatacaattaaaatgtacaatgtCTAATAAGTGAGAATGTGAAGGAAAATTGTCTTAAAAACCCTCCAGAGGCTTGAAAAGTGACAGCTCATCCCATAAAACCCTCGTCAGTGACACGAGTATAACGAATCAAGACAAGGTGACACTGATTAACTCGTATGCACATACTTAAgaagagtacttgagtaaatgtactttggtTTTCTTGCACCACTGCAGTTGGCAGGATCACCTTCTTACACTGGGTGACGACAGCTTGTTGCAGTGCTGAGAGATGCCCACTAGATGGAGATGGTGAGGTCAAGAGGATTCACACTTAAATACATGAGAGTTTTCTGTGTGGTAAATAAATTCCCCTTCACCCTGCAGATACTGTAAGTTGTGTCCTGCGGCGTGTTGATGAGGTTTTTCTAATTGTTAGTTCACACTTTGCATTATTTGGTTTAATCATTAAGCAGTTTACAAAGGTGCAGTGGAGCTCCGGGGGAGTTATTTGGAATAATTGAGGAGGATGTTGTGAAGATGTTGTAAAGATGTTGTGAAGCTCACacgcagctcagctcagctcagagtcaCGATGCACCGGCTGCAGCTGAAGTTACAGGAAAAGGTTTGCTTCTTTTTCAGCTCGTTGTGAAAGCAGGTCTGAGTGGAGATGAAATTACACACCAGGTGATTTTAATGTCGCCTGAGTTctgtcattgtttgtttgttacattGAGCAGaagatttttcagtttttcttgtcCTAATTATATGACACTAATTTTAACTGTATACATAACCCCCCCTGTGATACTCATGACACATTTACTGTCAAAAACAGGATGTTAGAAACTTAAATGTTGTGTAATCAGACTGTTACTTAATTTCTGCatttcaaaacactgtttgtCTTGAAAGTTCTGGTTTAGGATCAAAAATACATCTCTGCAAGGACGTGCACAAGGCCGAGCTGCCTTTCCGCTCTTGAGGAAAAATTCTGATagtaaaacattgttttatttctgctgttgtGGCTTCGTAAACACCAGCAGCCTATTATTGCTTCAGTTAAGTATGAACGCCTCCACAGGACACAGAGATGGAGCTGCTCAGAGCcactaaagacaaaaaaagtgacagaaaagttGCAAAAACGATCATTGACAAATGCTATAATCATCTGAATACCCTGTGAAGACAAATTTATTTATAGAgccatttaaaacacaaaacattaataGAGCAAATTAAAGATTATCACAAGACCTGAGTATTTAAAACacgtgaaaaaaagaaatcatggCCACTTAAATtcacaatgacattttattgtgatatctatagaaaatctgaaaaaaaggcaaataaattacaaaattaCGCTCGTAATACgagtgagatggagagagaaactCACAGTAGCGTGCAAAAagaacaattattattattttagagGCAATTTTTGCCTTTATGAATCAGATTTTCCTCAGCTGCAGAAAGTGCCAGTGGTGAAAGAGTTAACCTTGGATATTACATCACTGCCTCTCTCTGCCCTTTCCCatctcctccacccctccatctcatctctccctctcccatccctcctcgcctcctctcccctcccttcaGCCTTcagtctcctccctcctcccccccctcgTCCATGTGCCCGGCCCCTTCATTAACTCCAGTATGAAAGGGAAGCCCTCTTGCTGGCAGTCACACTCCCAGAGCCTCGCAGGAGCCTCactcagacaaaaaaaaaaaaaaaaaagccccaaaCATCCTGACTCAGGCCTGGACGCAGACATTCACTTGGCTGCCAAATCATATTCAGTGAACCTCTGAGTGAGGCCTCGCTTTGCCAAATCTCTCTGACATGGAGCTCCACAGCATGCATAAAACCTTTCACCACAGCCACCTGGGCGAGGAGAAGCACCAGATGCTGAATCTGAACCGACGCCTGGAGACCTACCTGAGCCGGGTGAAGCTCCTGGAGGAGGAAAATGCTCTGCTT includes:
- the LOC141012479 gene encoding uncharacterized protein, which translates into the protein MAEEEVNYASVVFKANKSPAAEVKKEEDTVYDEVKVKDKPADQTDDTKDEKANNRHGNFRLLACCLGILCVLLLLAIIAVCVYITTVNPTSGQNQLTENLTHLEALNRNLTNINDKLNSTVHNLTVQFDNLNKSYTALESNNTDVIAENLKLEKQKQELETKNQQLETAMKNLTETLEDMKTESNKLNVSRAQWSIDQYCPIDGGVRKCKSCQTDWVQEESSCYVVHNAPSNQQLTWDEAQANCKGKISELAVINNAVEKEFIKESSWADDHWIAGYWIGLRVVDGKWVWLDGSDLTETSWIQQATPTKGHCAISVPNNIQNKYLESVNCGNRNAWICEKKSLSLTPP